One genomic window of Maribacter aquivivus includes the following:
- a CDS encoding OmpA family protein — MNFKSSTVFVILLFISALCSAQKGNKKAVADNFEHYAYMGDGSTYEELSKKGMSDEDICKNLGNEAYLRAKYDEASYWYAKLLELNSSTTEPDYMYRYAQSLKSIKNYKDSEIWMKKFKKAKKNDVRAQNYNKDEGYFDELMTASNEYTIENLASVNSKESDFAPSFYKEFLVFSTGRDLETTDRSSTPYLNLYKTIRPEKEQYSTATAFPKELKSVANESSTTFSKDGNTMYFTRNNYKKGSFTRDKNGISRLKIYRSTFTDGKWGTIEDLPFNSDFYSVAHPTLNKEGTKLYFSSDMPGTLGASDIFMVAIHPDGSFGTPENLGSKINTESKETFPFISASGVLYFASDGHPGLGGLDMFSIDLKNEGAVKNLGNPINSLNDDFSMIFDEETNSGFFASNRSGGVGSDDIYALKTIDCMVTINGTAVDKDTEEPLPFVTVNGKNTSGGNIGEAITDAEGNYSIEIPCQESQYSIVANLDGYEEGSIFMFTTPDEKNITDARVVLEESSKVAVIGADLVKVLKLAPIYFDLNSSYLRDDAFENLDKVVAYMIKRPEVKVEIGSHTDSREEDGYNLWLSDRRAKRTVAYIISAGIDESRITGKGYGETALINKCANGVICSDRDHQLNRRSEFILIE; from the coding sequence ATGAACTTTAAATCGTCTACGGTTTTTGTAATACTTCTTTTTATTTCTGCACTGTGTTCTGCACAGAAAGGGAACAAAAAAGCTGTAGCCGATAATTTTGAACATTATGCGTACATGGGCGATGGTTCAACGTATGAAGAATTGAGTAAAAAAGGAATGTCTGATGAAGATATTTGTAAAAACCTTGGTAATGAAGCTTATTTAAGGGCAAAGTATGATGAGGCTAGTTATTGGTATGCAAAGCTGTTAGAACTGAATAGTTCAACTACAGAACCAGACTATATGTATAGATATGCACAATCTTTAAAATCGATTAAAAATTATAAAGATTCTGAGATTTGGATGAAAAAATTCAAGAAGGCTAAAAAGAATGATGTGCGTGCTCAGAACTACAATAAAGATGAAGGTTATTTTGATGAATTAATGACTGCATCAAATGAATATACTATTGAAAACTTAGCTTCCGTAAATTCTAAAGAATCAGATTTTGCACCATCATTCTACAAAGAATTTTTAGTTTTCTCCACTGGCAGGGATTTAGAAACTACTGATCGTAGTTCTACTCCGTATTTAAATCTTTATAAAACAATACGTCCAGAGAAAGAACAATATAGTACGGCAACTGCATTTCCTAAAGAGTTGAAATCTGTCGCAAATGAATCTTCGACCACTTTTTCAAAAGATGGGAATACCATGTATTTTACACGAAATAATTATAAAAAGGGTTCTTTTACTAGAGATAAGAATGGTATTAGTAGGTTAAAAATTTACAGAAGTACGTTTACAGATGGAAAATGGGGAACTATCGAAGATCTACCTTTTAATAGCGACTTTTATTCCGTAGCGCATCCTACATTAAATAAGGAGGGAACAAAACTGTATTTTTCATCAGATATGCCTGGTACATTAGGTGCATCAGATATTTTTATGGTAGCTATTCATCCGGATGGTAGTTTTGGAACACCAGAGAATTTGGGGTCTAAAATCAATACCGAAAGTAAAGAGACTTTTCCGTTTATATCAGCATCTGGCGTACTGTATTTTGCATCTGACGGACACCCAGGTTTAGGTGGGTTGGATATGTTTTCAATCGACTTAAAAAATGAAGGTGCAGTTAAGAATTTGGGTAATCCGATCAATAGCCTTAACGATGACTTTTCAATGATTTTCGATGAAGAAACCAATTCAGGTTTTTTCGCTTCTAACCGGAGCGGAGGTGTTGGTAGCGATGATATTTATGCGCTGAAAACGATAGACTGTATGGTGACTATAAACGGTACCGCGGTAGATAAGGACACGGAGGAGCCTTTACCATTTGTTACTGTGAACGGTAAGAACACCTCAGGAGGTAATATAGGTGAGGCGATAACAGATGCCGAGGGTAACTATAGTATAGAAATTCCATGTCAAGAAAGTCAATATTCAATTGTTGCCAATCTTGACGGTTATGAAGAGGGTTCTATTTTTATGTTTACCACTCCCGATGAAAAGAATATAACAGATGCCCGTGTGGTATTGGAAGAGAGTAGTAAGGTTGCTGTAATTGGAGCAGATTTGGTAAAGGTTTTAAAGCTGGCTCCCATCTATTTTGATTTAAACAGTTCATACCTTCGTGATGATGCCTTTGAGAATTTAGATAAGGTAGTGGCTTACATGATCAAAAGACCTGAAGTAAAAGTGGAAATTGGGTCGCATACAGATAGTAGAGAAGAGGATGGTTACAACCTTTGGCTCTCTGATCGTAGAGCAAAAAGAACGGTTGCCTATATAATATCTGCAGGAATAGATGAAAGCAGAATAACAGGTAAAGGCTACGGAGAAACTGCACTAATTAATAAATGCGCAAACGGAGTCATTTGTTCTGATCGTGACCATCAATTAAACAGACGTTCAGAGTTTATATTGATAGAGTAA
- a CDS encoding T9SS type B sorting domain-containing protein, whose product MTKPTTTYLIQYTAWKKVFTFFLLVLVNSVLFSQKTTGWDEIGSTNIYESYSSDNLVRVECRVTGGVSISGEDTMGCISDNTYGNPDPVIFGETSLGISINPLFSGSIEFHFFDAVTGDEVFITNPYLNVDKVGTFGALPLPFLTGTNTGVFTSTNGTWTNIGKNGDIFVSTNTEFKIDADALLSFNGGECGNNSFDGTGGGTMKMDDAVKSINMDVSVSGLLSLFQEDVEFVISNLIIAEPEIEVTKTVLNSFSSPVVTGDAVDYTIEVENTGNVKVTNVALTDTFKDASGNTITLSNAPSFSSATMSSLEGTLLAGEVATYSASHILTANEIAEGGVINQVSVLADSPYGPGDTDDLSDDGDDTDGNLLDDTTDSFFPIPLENTETVEKNNSVDILVTNNDDFGGNGPNSGSIFIVSTPTNGSVSLNNNGTATNPVDDYFTYTPDTDYTGTDSFIYGITDSKGYTQHATVTITVYACPNAGIDGTLNICQGDSFTNADLFAQLSGSPDAGGTWFDNGDGTHTYTVAAIAPCIADDESIVTVTEQAQPNAGIDGTLNICAGATFTNADLFAQLTGNPDTGGTWADNGDGTHTYTVAAIAPCTADDESIVTVTEQAQPNAGIDGTLNICVGDSFDNNDLFAQLTGNPDTGGTWFDNGDGTHTYTVAAITPCTTDDESIVTVTQQAQPNAGVDGTLNICSGDSFDNNDLFAQLTGSPDTGGTWVDNGNGTHTYTVAATAPCTIDDESIVTVTQQAQPNAGVDGVLNICQGDTFDNNDLFAQLTGSPDTGGTWVDNGNGTHTYTVAATAPCTTDDESIVTVTQQAQPNAGIDGTLNICQGDTFDNNDLFSQLTGSPDSGGTWVDNGNGTHTYTVAAIAPCATDDESIVTVTQQAQPNAGIDATLNICVGDSFDNNDLFAQLTGSPDTGGTWVDNGNGTHTYTVDATAPCTTDDESIVTVTQQAQPNAGIDGTLNICQGATFDNDDLFAQLTGSPDTGGTWADNGDGTHTYTVAATAPCTTDDESIVTVTEQAQPNAGIDGTLNICEGDTITNADLFAQLSGSPDAGGTWFDNGDGTYKYTVSAISPCTLDDESIVTVTQQAQPNAGFDGTLNICQGDTFDNNDLFAQLTGNPDTGGTWVDNGNGTHTYTVTATAPCTTDDESIVTVSEQAQPNAGIDGTLNICAGATFDNDDLFAQLTGNPDSGGTWVDNGDGTHSYTVTATAPCALDDESIVTITQQAQPNAGIDGTLNICQGDTFDNNDLFAQLTGSPDTGGSWTDNGDGTHTYTVSAISPCTVDDESIVTVNQQAQPNAGIDGSLNICTGDTFDNDDLFAQLTGNPDTGGTWVDNGDGTHSYTVTAAAPCTTDDESIVTVTEQAQPNAGGDGTLNICQGATFDNDDLFGQLTGNPETGGTWADNGNGTHSYTVTAAAPCTTDDESIVTVTEQAQPNAGGDGTLNICQGATFDNDDLFGQLTGNPETGGTWADNGNGTHTYTVAAIAPCTIDDESTVTVTEQAQPNAGIDGTLNICSGDSFDNNDLFAQLTGSPDTGGTWVDNGNGTHTYTVAATAPCTTDDESIVTVTEQAQPNAGIDGTLNICEGDTITNADLFAQLSGSPDAGGTWADNGNDTFSYTVSGIAPCATNDTSIVTVEFNQTDADGNGIIDCKETIIVLPIITIDDVTVDNIVNETEAQNPVSITGTVSGDFITGDIVTLIINANDYTGPVNENGFFEISVPGTDLEADVDSTIIASVTTLTIEGNTGSASDQHTYIVDTEPPLVDSFETMDTFPILLGLGSPNEILNITVEVGDTGIILEYIINTDINGIWEIHTDVDVPENNSFPIIDSEITLFITAVDLAGNEGNGEVIIIFDNEILNNDSDNDGLPDDEELSLGTDPNNPDTDGDGIMDGQEVVDETNPLDPCDSIGGTPPSGSGCDLYVELDLVKPGDIMNGGFEIINIERFPENIVKIYNRYGVLVWEVEGYENDTKAFTGISEGRITINQNEKLPSGTYYYDIYYTDKGEQKMLTGYLYLIR is encoded by the coding sequence ATGACTAAACCTACAACCACTTATTTAATTCAATATACTGCTTGGAAAAAAGTGTTCACGTTTTTCCTTTTAGTACTGGTGAATAGCGTATTATTCTCTCAGAAAACTACGGGCTGGGATGAAATAGGATCAACAAACATTTATGAATCATATAGTTCTGATAATTTAGTTAGAGTAGAGTGTAGAGTCACTGGCGGAGTTTCTATTTCAGGTGAAGATACTATGGGGTGTATTTCTGATAATACCTACGGTAATCCAGATCCAGTTATTTTTGGAGAAACTTCTTTAGGAATATCCATTAATCCGCTCTTTTCAGGAAGCATCGAGTTTCATTTCTTTGATGCGGTAACTGGAGATGAGGTATTTATTACTAATCCATATCTAAATGTTGATAAAGTTGGAACATTTGGAGCACTACCTTTGCCTTTTTTGACCGGTACAAATACTGGAGTTTTCACTTCTACAAATGGTACATGGACAAATATTGGTAAGAATGGCGATATTTTTGTGTCTACAAATACAGAATTTAAGATAGACGCTGATGCTCTTTTAAGCTTTAACGGAGGTGAGTGTGGTAATAATTCATTTGATGGTACTGGTGGCGGTACTATGAAAATGGATGATGCAGTTAAATCTATTAATATGGATGTTTCTGTATCGGGATTACTTTCACTTTTTCAAGAAGATGTTGAGTTTGTAATATCCAATCTAATTATAGCTGAACCAGAAATAGAAGTAACAAAGACTGTTTTAAACAGTTTTAGCTCTCCTGTTGTAACAGGTGATGCTGTAGATTATACTATTGAAGTGGAGAACACAGGTAATGTGAAAGTTACCAATGTTGCTTTGACAGATACGTTCAAAGATGCTAGCGGAAATACAATTACACTAAGTAATGCTCCATCATTTTCATCCGCAACAATGAGTTCTTTAGAAGGTACGCTTTTAGCTGGTGAAGTGGCAACATATTCTGCAAGCCATATTCTAACTGCTAATGAGATTGCTGAAGGCGGAGTAATAAATCAGGTAAGTGTATTAGCAGATAGTCCATACGGTCCGGGAGACACTGATGATCTGTCCGATGATGGAGATGATACAGATGGTAATTTACTTGACGATACTACAGATAGTTTTTTTCCTATTCCCTTAGAGAATACCGAAACGGTAGAAAAGAATAATTCCGTTGATATTTTAGTGACCAATAATGATGATTTTGGTGGTAATGGTCCTAACTCTGGTAGTATATTTATTGTAAGTACACCAACAAACGGTAGTGTATCATTGAATAATAATGGGACAGCGACAAATCCGGTAGATGATTACTTTACTTATACACCTGATACTGATTACACGGGGACTGATTCTTTTATATATGGAATAACGGATTCTAAAGGTTATACACAGCATGCAACTGTTACGATAACGGTGTATGCTTGTCCAAATGCAGGAATTGATGGAACGTTAAATATCTGTCAAGGAGATAGCTTTACAAACGCAGACCTTTTTGCACAACTATCAGGTTCTCCTGATGCTGGCGGAACATGGTTTGATAATGGCGATGGAACTCATACGTACACAGTAGCTGCAATAGCACCATGTATAGCGGACGATGAAAGTATCGTAACCGTAACCGAGCAAGCGCAACCAAATGCAGGAATCGATGGAACCTTGAATATTTGTGCCGGAGCTACATTCACAAATGCAGACCTTTTCGCACAGTTAACCGGAAATCCAGATACTGGTGGAACTTGGGCAGATAATGGCGATGGAACTCACACGTACACAGTAGCTGCAATAGCACCATGTACAGCGGATGATGAAAGTATTGTAACCGTAACCGAGCAAGCACAACCGAATGCAGGAATTGATGGAACGTTGAATATATGTGTCGGAGATAGTTTTGATAATAATGATCTGTTCGCACAGTTGACCGGAAATCCAGACACTGGCGGAACATGGTTTGATAATGGCGATGGAACTCATACATATACAGTAGCTGCAATAACACCATGTACAACGGACGATGAAAGTATTGTAACGGTAACCCAACAAGCACAACCCAATGCCGGTGTTGATGGAACATTGAATATTTGTTCTGGAGATAGTTTTGACAATAATGATCTGTTCGCACAATTAACCGGTTCACCAGATACAGGTGGAACATGGGTTGATAATGGAAATGGCACACATACCTATACTGTAGCTGCAACTGCACCATGTACAATAGACGATGAAAGTATTGTAACGGTAACCCAACAAGCACAACCCAATGCCGGTGTTGATGGAGTATTGAATATCTGTCAAGGGGATACATTTGATAATAATGATCTGTTCGCACAATTAACCGGTTCACCGGATACAGGAGGAACATGGGTTGATAATGGAAATGGCACACATACTTATACTGTAGCGGCAACAGCACCATGTACTACAGATGATGAAAGTATCGTAACGGTAACCCAACAAGCGCAACCAAATGCAGGAATTGATGGAACTTTAAATATCTGTCAGGGGGATACTTTTGACAATAATGATTTGTTCTCACAATTGACCGGTTCTCCAGATTCGGGCGGAACATGGGTTGATAATGGAAATGGAACGCACACCTATACCGTAGCTGCAATAGCACCATGTGCAACGGACGATGAAAGTATTGTAACGGTAACCCAACAAGCGCAACCAAATGCAGGAATCGATGCAACGTTGAATATTTGTGTAGGCGATAGTTTTGACAATAATGATCTGTTCGCACAATTAACCGGTTCACCGGATACAGGTGGAACATGGGTTGATAATGGAAATGGCACACATACTTATACAGTAGATGCAACAGCGCCTTGTACAACGGACGATGAAAGTATTGTAACAGTAACCCAACAAGCGCAACCAAATGCAGGAATTGATGGAACGTTGAATATCTGTCAAGGAGCTACTTTTGATAATGATGATTTATTTGCCCAATTAACAGGCAGTCCAGATACAGGTGGAACATGGGCAGATAATGGCGATGGAACTCATACGTACACAGTAGCTGCAACTGCACCATGTACAACGGACGATGAAAGTATCGTAACCGTAACCGAGCAAGCGCAACCAAATGCAGGAATTGACGGAACATTAAATATATGCGAAGGAGATACTATTACCAATGCAGACCTTTTTGCACAACTATCAGGTTCTCCTGATGCTGGCGGAACATGGTTTGATAATGGCGATGGCACATATAAGTATACGGTATCGGCAATTTCACCATGTACTTTAGACGATGAAAGTATTGTAACGGTAACCCAACAAGCACAACCCAATGCCGGTTTTGATGGAACATTGAATATCTGTCAAGGGGATACATTTGATAATAATGATCTGTTCGCCCAATTAACAGGAAATCCAGATACTGGTGGAACATGGGTTGATAATGGAAATGGCACACATACTTATACGGTAACTGCAACAGCACCATGTACTACAGATGATGAAAGTATCGTAACCGTATCCGAGCAAGCACAACCGAATGCGGGTATCGACGGAACGTTGAATATCTGTGCCGGAGCTACATTCGATAATGATGATTTATTCGCACAACTAACAGGAAATCCAGATTCTGGTGGAACTTGGGTTGATAATGGCGATGGAACACATTCGTACACAGTTACTGCAACTGCACCATGTGCTTTAGACGATGAAAGTATCGTAACCATAACCCAACAAGCACAACCAAATGCAGGAATTGATGGAACTTTAAATATCTGTCAGGGGGATACTTTTGACAATAATGATTTATTCGCACAATTAACAGGTTCACCAGATACAGGCGGCTCATGGACGGACAATGGCGACGGAACACATACATATACGGTATCGGCAATATCACCTTGTACAGTAGATGACGAAAGTATCGTAACCGTAAACCAGCAAGCACAACCGAATGCGGGTATCGACGGCTCATTGAATATTTGCACCGGAGATACATTCGATAATGATGATTTATTCGCACAACTAACAGGAAATCCAGATACTGGTGGAACTTGGGTTGATAATGGCGATGGAACACATTCGTACACAGTTACTGCAGCTGCACCATGTACAACAGACGATGAAAGTATCGTAACCGTAACCGAGCAGGCACAACCAAATGCCGGAGGCGATGGAACATTGAATATCTGTCAAGGAGCAACTTTTGACAATGATGATCTATTTGGTCAGCTTACAGGTAATCCAGAAACAGGCGGAACATGGGCAGATAATGGAAATGGAACACATTCGTACACAGTTACTGCAGCTGCACCATGTACAACAGACGATGAAAGTATCGTAACCGTAACCGAGCAGGCACAACCAAATGCCGGAGGCGATGGAACATTGAATATCTGTCAAGGAGCAACTTTTGACAATGATGATCTATTTGGTCAGCTTACAGGTAATCCAGAAACAGGCGGAACATGGGCAGATAATGGAAATGGCACACATACTTATACGGTAGCAGCAATTGCGCCATGTACTATAGATGATGAAAGTACAGTAACCGTAACCGAGCAAGCGCAACCCAATGCGGGAATCGACGGAACATTGAATATATGTTCTGGAGATAGTTTTGACAATAATGATCTGTTCGCACAATTAACCGGTTCACCAGATACAGGTGGAACATGGGTTGATAATGGAAATGGCACACATACTTATACTGTAGCTGCAACTGCACCGTGTACAACAGATGATGAAAGTATCGTTACCGTAACAGAGCAAGCGCAACCCAATGCAGGAATTGACGGAACATTAAATATTTGCGAAGGTGATACTATTACCAATGCAGACCTTTTTGCACAACTATCAGGTTCTCCTGATGCTGGCGGAACATGGGCTGATAATGGGAATGACACGTTCTCTTATACAGTTTCGGGGATTGCACCTTGTGCGACTAATGACACTAGTATTGTCACTGTAGAATTTAATCAGACAGATGCTGATGGCAACGGAATCATAGATTGTAAAGAAACCATTATAGTGCTACCTATTATCACCATAGATGATGTTACAGTAGATAATATCGTTAATGAAACCGAAGCCCAGAATCCGGTTTCTATAACCGGAACAGTTTCGGGTGATTTTATAACGGGAGACATCGTTACTTTAATCATAAATGCCAATGATTACACCGGTCCTGTTAATGAAAATGGTTTTTTTGAAATATCGGTGCCTGGCACAGACTTAGAAGCAGATGTGGATAGTACTATTATTGCTTCGGTAACTACGCTAACTATTGAAGGAAACACAGGGTCAGCTTCTGATCAACATACTTACATTGTTGATACTGAACCGCCTCTAGTAGATAGTTTTGAAACTATGGATACGTTTCCAATTTTACTTGGTTTGGGGAGTCCTAATGAAATATTGAATATAACTGTTGAGGTAGGTGATACGGGCATAATTTTAGAATATATAATCAATACTGATATCAATGGAATATGGGAAATACATACCGATGTAGATGTACCAGAAAATAATTCTTTTCCTATAATTGATTCTGAAATAACATTATTTATAACAGCAGTTGATTTGGCTGGTAATGAAGGTAATGGTGAAGTGATTATCATTTTCGATAATGAAATCTTAAACAATGATAGTGATAATGATGGTTTGCCAGATGATGAAGAACTTTCTTTAGGTACAGATCCAAATAACCCCGATACGGATGGAGACGGAATCATGGACGGACAAGAAGTTGTAGATGAAACCAATCCGTTAGATCCATGTGATTCCATTGGAGGTACGCCGCCATCAGGAAGCGGATGTGATCTTTATGTGGAACTAGATTTAGTGAAACCTGGTGATATCATGAATGGTGGTTTTGAAATTATTAACATTGAACGGTTCCCTGAGAACATTGTAAAAATTTATAATAGATACGGAGTATTGGTTTGGGAGGTTGAAGGTTATGAAAATGATACCAAAGCATTTACAGGCATATCCGAAGGAAGAATAACGATTAATCAGAATGAAAAATTACCGTCTGGTACATATTACTATGATATTTATTATACCGACAAAGGAGAACAAAAAATGTTAACGGGTTACCTATACCTAATTCGATAA
- a CDS encoding PorP/SprF family type IX secretion system membrane protein, translating into MKKITNIFFLSFIVMLCGQQMVLGQQDAQYTQYMYNTFSVNPAYAGSRDALSISALHRSQWVGRDGAPNTQTLSVHGPTSNKVGLGLSIVHDEIGNNTNQNTYLDAAFSYTVETSETDKLSFGVKAGGHLLNLDFNNLRNYSAGGVAITDADLYKKFTPNFGAGIYYHNDKFYTGLSIPNFLQTEHFDSSDGNESLVSVDRVTWYLISGYVFDMSPSLKFKPAFLLKATSGAPLQADISANFLLNDKFSMGAAYRWDAALSALFGFQMTPEFMLGLAYDSDISELGGTKYNNGSFEVFLRYEFLKKDKIDLTPRFF; encoded by the coding sequence ATGAAGAAAATAACAAACATATTCTTTTTGAGTTTTATCGTAATGCTATGCGGTCAACAAATGGTATTAGGGCAGCAAGATGCGCAGTACACCCAATACATGTACAACACTTTTTCGGTGAACCCTGCTTATGCTGGATCTCGTGATGCCTTAAGTATTTCTGCATTGCACAGATCGCAATGGGTGGGTAGAGATGGAGCTCCAAATACACAAACTTTAAGTGTTCACGGGCCAACTTCGAATAAAGTAGGACTAGGTTTATCAATAGTGCATGATGAAATAGGGAACAATACCAACCAGAATACATATTTAGATGCTGCTTTTTCATATACTGTAGAAACTTCTGAAACAGATAAGTTGTCCTTTGGGGTAAAAGCTGGCGGACATTTATTAAATCTAGATTTTAACAACCTTCGAAATTACAGTGCAGGTGGTGTAGCCATAACCGATGCGGATCTATATAAAAAGTTTACGCCCAATTTTGGAGCGGGAATTTATTATCATAACGATAAGTTTTACACTGGTTTATCCATCCCCAACTTCTTGCAAACGGAGCATTTTGACAGTTCTGATGGCAACGAGAGCTTGGTCTCGGTAGATAGGGTTACTTGGTACTTAATTTCTGGTTATGTTTTTGACATGTCGCCATCATTAAAATTTAAACCGGCATTTTTATTAAAAGCAACATCTGGCGCACCTTTACAAGCAGATATATCGGCTAATTTTTTATTGAACGATAAATTTTCAATGGGTGCTGCTTACAGATGGGATGCTGCTTTAAGTGCATTGTTCGGATTTCAAATGACTCCTGAATTTATGCTAGGCTTGGCATATGATAGTGATATCTCTGAATTGGGTGGCACGAAATATAATAACGGCTCTTTCGAGGTGTTTCTTAGGTATGAGTTTTTGAAGAAAGATAAAATTGATTTAACCCCTAGATTCTTTTAA